CGCTGCCAGCGCTTCGACTTCCGGCGGCTGCCGCCCAAGCTGTTGGCCTCGCACCTCAAGGAGGTGTTGGCCAGCGAGGGCTTGGAGCTGCCCGCCGAGAGCCTGGCGCTCATGGCCCGGGAGGCGGACGGCAGCGTGCGCGACTCGCTGAGCCTCTTGGACCAGGTGTTGGCCTCGGGCCAGGAGTCCATGAGCCACCCCGAGGTGGTGGAGCTTCTGGGCCTGGTGGACCGCGAGTTGGTGAGCGCCACGGCCACGGCGGTCTTGGCCGGCGACGCGGGCGCGGTGCTGGATCTGGTGAGCCAGGTCTACGCGGCCGGCGGGGAGATGCAGGCCTTTTACGCCGCCTTGCAGGAGCACTTCCGCAACCTGGCCGCGGCCAAGGCCGCGCCCGAGGGGGCGGAGCTGTTTGGGCTCACCGGCGAGGAGCTGGCCGGCCTCAGGGCCCAGGCCGGGCCCCACAGCCCCGAGACCTTGCACGAGATCTTCGGCCATCTGGCCGCCAGCGAGGATTTGTTCCGCCGCGCTTCCCAGCCCAGGCTGGTCATGGAAATGACGCTCCTGAAGCTCACCCAGGTCAAGCCGGTGGTGAGCCTGGCCGACATTTTGGCCGGGCTGGAGCAGGGCGGCGGGAGCGAAGGCGGAGCGGCCCCCACGGCGGGCGGCGGCGGCTACACCCCGCCCAAGGCCGCGCCCGGCGGCGGACAAACCGCCCGGCCCGTGGTGCGCGAATCCGCGCCCAGCCCCGCGCCTCGCGCCCAGGCCCCGGCGGCGCCCCCGGCCTCGGCTCCGGCGGCCGCCAAGCCCGGCGACGCCATGGCCATGCTCAAGGAGCTGGTGCGCTATGCCGAGAAAAGCATGCCTGCCTTGGCCTCTTATCTGGGGCGCTCCCAGGCGGAGCTGGAGGACGGGTTGCTCAAGGTGACCCTGCCCAGCGGGGCCATCGCGGCCAGCTACGCCACGGACAAGAACCAGACGGCTCTGAGCCAGATGGCCGCCCGCCTGTGGGACGGCGGCCCCTCGGTGCGCCTGGCGGTCGGGGCCGAGGCCGCGCCCGCGCCGGATCGGCAAAAGGAAGCCGAGAGCCGGGCCGCGCTGGCCAAGGAGCTGATGGCCCACCCGGCGGTGCGGGAGGCTACCGAGGTCTTCGAGGCCGAGGTGGTGGCCCTGGACCCGGAGGAGCCTTCCCATTCCGATATGAACCAGTAAGGAGCGATATAGATGATTCCCAAGGGCGGCATGGGCAACCTGATGAAGCA
This portion of the Desulfarculaceae bacterium genome encodes:
- the dnaX gene encoding DNA polymerase III subunit gamma/tau, giving the protein MSYLVLARKHRPATFDQVVGQEHVTKTLAGALDSGRLAHAFCFTGPRGVGKTTVARVLAKALNCEHGPTATPCGKCVHCLEITDGRAVDVQEIDAASNSRVEDVRELREVIRYHPQSSRFRVTILDEVHMLSKAAFNALLKTLEEPPEHAVFILATTDVHKVPLTILSRCQRFDFRRLPPKLLASHLKEVLASEGLELPAESLALMAREADGSVRDSLSLLDQVLASGQESMSHPEVVELLGLVDRELVSATATAVLAGDAGAVLDLVSQVYAAGGEMQAFYAALQEHFRNLAAAKAAPEGAELFGLTGEELAGLRAQAGPHSPETLHEIFGHLAASEDLFRRASQPRLVMEMTLLKLTQVKPVVSLADILAGLEQGGGSEGGAAPTAGGGGYTPPKAAPGGGQTARPVVRESAPSPAPRAQAPAAPPASAPAAAKPGDAMAMLKELVRYAEKSMPALASYLGRSQAELEDGLLKVTLPSGAIAASYATDKNQTALSQMAARLWDGGPSVRLAVGAEAAPAPDRQKEAESRAALAKELMAHPAVREATEVFEAEVVALDPEEPSHSDMNQ